A DNA window from Desulfobacterales bacterium contains the following coding sequences:
- a CDS encoding CHASE4 domain-containing protein yields MLKKITSIKHKVVLILISVWLMLGAVNILVEYQVLYPRFATLEQEGAGRNLFRSVDAIWDNVDHLNTTCRDWAFWDDTCHFIATRSDDYQRVNLGLSTFRNNGIHLIYFYDSQGRMVWGRAYDKDFKHQASISAMGDGFLPVSHPFFAYERENVPLVNFSVSGFLMTPQGPMLLASRPILTSDGGGPIQGTLIMGRFLNDKLIRDFAARLHQPFNVLPYTADAVPETAKVCNIPDSTGRSCRMVHLDRKTLAAYAVINDVMGNPAVVVKAETRREISSRGREAIRYSIVSNFIGMAGMFIVALCLLQRAVIGPIERLRKQIADLAFSGATGAHLPPQGKDEIGSLGEAFGGLISQLDAKAEELRRFNEVLRRDIEKRKKTEADLHEAQALLQAAFEQSPAGLVIADAPDVRIRLANPAGVAIIGGEEKNLTNIPGELIPTRWRTFYPDGRAYAPDDLPICRAVKYGEVTRNHEMMLRNAAGEDRWIYINAGPVYDEAGQIIAGIGFYMDITESKQAQEALRASEERFRSYVENASEVIFTMDSTGNYTYFSPNIFDLFGITESEMTGRNYKEFTHPDDIEARDAYMARVLKGEKMAPLPHRVLGKDGEYVWRQTSLSTVRNRNGEITFLGIVRSIDEERRMQKEQEALRERLGQAQKMEALGLLAGGVAHDLNNVLSGIVSYPELLLLDLPQDSPLRQPILTIQQSGRKAADIVEDLLTLARRGVMNTEVLNLNDIITDYLASAEHRKLLSFYSGLSLDVSLDPDALNIRGVPIHLRKTVMNLVTNAAEAHPVDGKIVLATENRYLDRALKGYDSIQPGDYVVLRVADKGIGIDKEDLKRIFEPFYTKKVMGRSGTGLGMAVVWGTVQDHKGYIDIDSEPGKGTVCELFFPVTQESRLQVPETFDFDRYRGNGEMILIVDDIEAQRDIASSILTKAGYRTVSVPSGEKAVDYLSHAAVDLVLLDMIMDPGMDGLSTYQQILGLNPKQKVVIASGFSETDRVKEALRLGVMAYIKKPYSLEKILTALAAALAPNPL; encoded by the coding sequence ATGCTGAAAAAGATAACTTCGATAAAGCATAAGGTGGTTCTAATTTTAATCAGCGTTTGGTTGATGCTCGGCGCAGTGAATATCCTGGTCGAGTATCAGGTGTTGTACCCTCGCTTTGCAACACTGGAGCAGGAGGGGGCCGGGAGAAATCTCTTTCGTTCAGTGGATGCGATCTGGGACAACGTGGATCATTTGAATACGACGTGCCGGGACTGGGCGTTCTGGGACGATACCTGTCATTTTATTGCGACCCGGAGCGATGATTATCAGCGTGTCAATCTGGGATTAAGCACTTTCAGGAACAACGGCATTCATCTGATTTATTTCTATGATTCCCAAGGCCGGATGGTCTGGGGGCGGGCCTATGATAAAGATTTCAAGCATCAGGCTTCTATTTCGGCCATGGGTGACGGATTCTTGCCGGTATCTCACCCTTTTTTTGCCTATGAGCGGGAGAATGTTCCGTTGGTGAATTTCAGCGTCAGCGGATTTTTAATGACCCCGCAAGGGCCCATGCTTCTTGCATCGCGCCCAATTCTGACCAGTGATGGCGGGGGGCCCATTCAGGGAACGCTGATAATGGGCCGGTTTTTAAATGACAAACTGATCAGGGACTTTGCCGCGCGGCTGCATCAACCCTTTAACGTGTTGCCGTATACTGCCGATGCCGTTCCCGAGACGGCAAAAGTGTGTAACATTCCGGATAGCACGGGCAGATCCTGCCGGATGGTCCATCTGGATCGCAAAACGTTGGCGGCGTATGCGGTAATAAATGATGTGATGGGCAACCCGGCCGTTGTGGTCAAAGCCGAAACCCGAAGAGAGATTTCTTCAAGGGGGCGAGAAGCGATTCGCTATTCGATCGTATCGAATTTTATCGGCATGGCCGGAATGTTCATTGTCGCGCTGTGCCTACTGCAACGCGCGGTCATCGGACCGATTGAACGGCTTAGAAAACAGATTGCCGATCTTGCGTTTTCGGGAGCGACCGGTGCCCATTTGCCGCCGCAGGGAAAAGATGAGATCGGTTCCCTCGGTGAGGCTTTTGGCGGTTTAATTTCACAGTTGGACGCCAAGGCCGAGGAGTTGCGCCGCTTTAACGAGGTGTTGAGACGCGACATTGAAAAGAGAAAGAAAACCGAAGCGGATCTGCACGAGGCGCAAGCGCTTTTGCAGGCGGCTTTTGAGCAGTCTCCGGCCGGGCTGGTGATCGCGGACGCGCCGGATGTGCGGATTCGCTTGGCCAATCCGGCCGGTGTGGCCATTATAGGCGGCGAGGAAAAGAACCTGACGAATATTCCCGGTGAACTGATTCCAACCAGATGGCGTACTTTTTACCCGGACGGTCGTGCCTATGCGCCCGATGATCTGCCGATTTGCCGTGCAGTGAAATATGGCGAGGTGACGCGAAACCATGAAATGATGTTGCGCAATGCAGCGGGTGAGGACCGGTGGATTTATATTAATGCGGGGCCGGTCTACGATGAAGCCGGCCAGATCATTGCCGGCATCGGTTTTTATATGGATATTACCGAGAGCAAGCAGGCTCAGGAAGCGCTTCGCGCGAGCGAGGAGCGGTTCCGCTCATACGTGGAAAACGCCTCCGAAGTTATTTTCACGATGGATTCAACGGGAAACTATACCTATTTTTCACCCAATATTTTTGATCTGTTCGGGATTACGGAAAGTGAAATGACTGGTAGAAATTATAAGGAATTCACGCATCCGGATGATATTGAAGCGCGTGACGCCTACATGGCAAGGGTGCTTAAAGGAGAGAAGATGGCGCCCTTGCCCCATCGGGTGCTGGGAAAAGACGGCGAGTATGTCTGGCGCCAAACCAGCTTGTCAACGGTGCGCAACAGGAATGGAGAGATTACGTTTTTAGGCATTGTCAGGAGCATTGATGAGGAGCGGCGAATGCAAAAAGAGCAGGAAGCGCTTCGGGAACGATTGGGGCAAGCTCAAAAAATGGAGGCCCTGGGGCTTCTTGCCGGCGGCGTGGCCCATGACCTGAATAATGTGCTTTCGGGCATCGTGAGTTATCCCGAGCTGCTGCTTCTGGATCTGCCGCAGGACAGCCCCCTTCGTCAGCCGATTCTTACCATTCAGCAATCCGGCCGGAAAGCCGCGGATATCGTGGAGGATCTCTTGACCCTGGCCCGCAGGGGGGTCATGAACACCGAGGTGTTGAATTTGAATGACATCATTACCGATTATCTGGCTTCAGCCGAACACCGAAAACTGTTGAGCTTTTATTCCGGTCTGTCGCTTGACGTGTCTCTTGACCCGGACGCGTTGAATATTCGGGGGGTTCCCATTCATCTAAGAAAGACCGTTATGAACCTCGTGACCAATGCGGCGGAGGCCCATCCCGTGGACGGGAAAATCGTGCTGGCCACCGAAAACCGCTATCTGGACAGGGCGTTAAAGGGCTATGATTCGATTCAGCCCGGTGATTATGTCGTATTGCGGGTGGCCGACAAGGGCATCGGCATTGATAAAGAGGATTTAAAAAGAATTTTTGAGCCGTTCTACACCAAGAAAGTGATGGGCAGAAGCGGCACGGGGCTCGGCATGGCCGTGGTCTGGGGCACGGTTCAGGATCATAAGGGCTATATCGATATCGACAGCGAGCCGGGAAAAGGGACGGTGTGCGAGCTGTTTTTCCCGGTGACGCAAGAATCACGCCTGCAGGTTCCCGAAACGTTTGATTTCGATCGTTACCGGGGAAACGGCGAGATGATTCTGATCGTGGACGACATCGAGGCCCAACGGGATATCGCGTCAAGCATTTTGACCAAGGCCGGCTATCGAACGGTCAGTGTTCCCAGCGGCGAGAAGGCCGTCGACTATTTATCCCATGCCGCGGTCGATCTGGTGCTCCTGGATATGATAATGGATCCGGGAATGGACGGGCTTTCAACCTATCAGCAGATATTGGGCCTCAATCCGAAACAAAAAGTTGTTATCGCCAGTGGGTTTTCGGAAACCGACCGCGTCAAAGAGGCGTTGCGGCTGGGGGTTATGGCCTATATCAAAAAGCCCTATAGCCTGGAAAAAATTCTCACGGCGCTGGCAGCTGCGTTAGCGCCGAATCCTTTGTGA
- a CDS encoding OmpA family protein, translating to MIKKTVFMIFLGITLITASCATQTKQQKGTAVGAGVGAAAGAALGQAIGRNTESTLIGAAIGAAVGGLAGNQIGAYMDRQERDLRNAVATSEAASVQRDQDVLTATFKSDVFFNVDSATLLPGAQPELDRVAGILNQYPQTTIRVEGHTDATGPEDYNQKLSEKRARAVADALVQRNVSPQRITTVGFGESEPISSEHAMNRRVNIVITPIRQG from the coding sequence GTGATTAAAAAAACAGTGTTTATGATCTTTTTGGGGATAACGCTTATCACCGCATCTTGCGCGACTCAAACCAAGCAGCAGAAAGGGACCGCCGTTGGCGCAGGCGTTGGGGCCGCAGCCGGTGCCGCCCTCGGCCAGGCAATCGGGCGCAATACGGAATCAACACTCATCGGCGCCGCTATAGGGGCCGCGGTCGGCGGGCTTGCCGGAAACCAGATCGGGGCCTACATGGACCGGCAGGAGCGGGATTTAAGAAATGCGGTGGCCACATCGGAGGCAGCCAGTGTTCAGCGGGATCAGGATGTTCTGACCGCGACGTTTAAAAGCGATGTCTTCTTCAACGTCGATTCAGCAACGCTACTACCGGGCGCTCAGCCCGAGCTGGACCGTGTCGCCGGCATTCTCAACCAGTATCCGCAAACCACCATTCGCGTGGAAGGACATACCGACGCAACCGGGCCGGAAGATTATAACCAAAAACTGTCCGAGAAGCGAGCCCGGGCGGTCGCCGATGCGCTGGTTCAGCGGAATGTGAGTCCGCAGCGAATAACCACCGTCGGGTTTGGTGAGTCGGAGCCGATCTCATCGGAGCATGCCATGAACCGCCGCGTCAATATTGTCATTACCCCCATTCGTCAGGGATAA
- a CDS encoding DUF4126 family protein, whose protein sequence is MEAYQHIIHTLALTMGASWASGLNLYAAIAMLGLSGVYGAIQLPPDLLVLTNPLVIFAACVMYVVEFVADKIPGVDTTWDGLHTFIRIPAGALLAAGAVGTVNPALAIAAGILGGGMATASHATKAGGRVLINASPEPFTNWMASISEDIAVFGGLWVALHHPWIFLGLLVLFLLFAIWLLPRIGRGIKTIFKFIGRLFGMRPADGVPADLPPQEADRLDRLKKLKELLDSGVLSEAEFNREKEKILGTEI, encoded by the coding sequence ATGGAAGCTTATCAACACATCATCCACACACTGGCCTTAACCATGGGTGCCTCATGGGCCAGCGGATTGAACTTGTATGCCGCAATCGCCATGCTCGGGCTTTCAGGTGTCTACGGTGCGATTCAATTGCCGCCCGATCTTCTGGTGCTAACCAATCCCCTGGTTATTTTTGCCGCGTGCGTCATGTATGTGGTGGAGTTTGTCGCGGATAAAATTCCGGGCGTGGATACGACCTGGGATGGCCTGCATACCTTTATCCGAATTCCCGCCGGAGCGCTGTTGGCCGCCGGCGCGGTGGGGACGGTCAACCCGGCCCTGGCGATTGCCGCCGGTATTTTAGGCGGCGGCATGGCGACGGCGTCTCATGCCACCAAGGCGGGCGGGCGGGTTCTGATCAATGCCTCGCCCGAGCCGTTCACCAACTGGATGGCCTCCATCTCCGAGGATATCGCCGTTTTCGGCGGGCTTTGGGTGGCCCTGCACCACCCCTGGATTTTCCTGGGGCTTTTGGTGTTGTTTTTACTCTTTGCCATCTGGTTGCTGCCGCGCATCGGCAGAGGAATTAAAACGATTTTTAAATTCATCGGCCGTTTATTCGGCATGCGCCCGGCGGACGGCGTTCCGGCGGATTTGCCGCCGCAAGAAGCGGACCGGTTGGACCGATTAAAAAAACTCAAAGAGCTTCTGGACAGCGGCGTGTTGTCCGAGGCGGAATTCAACCGGGAAAAAGAAAAAATTTTAGGCACCGAAATCTAA
- a CDS encoding aminotransferase class I/II-fold pyridoxal phosphate-dependent enzyme — translation MQKFDPEQLLSEARREFGPHGDVNPSVSRSSTFTVSEPCDMADIFKGIKGPDADGCYLYSRHGNPTVKVLARYLAAMEGTEAAHCTASGMSAISCTLSQLCKTGDHIVASDTIYGGTHALLGDLFPEMAISTTFVDVTDLSAVAAAIQKTTRVIYVETVGNPTLKVADIPALSKLAREKGILLVVDNTFTPMIFSPARLGADMVLYSMSKFINGASDAIAGAVCAGSEFIGKLVNMRTGRAMLLGPTLDARTAFDLIQRLPYLALRMREHGRRALAIASRLEDSGVTVRYPGLSSHPQYRLFRSMMNEGYGYGGMLTVDCGTVEKAEALMRVLQNQEHFGLLAVSLGYYDTLISCSGSSTSSEIPPESQRAIGLSPGLVRFSVGITGSLESRLAQITRAIKTVGLA, via the coding sequence ATGCAAAAATTCGATCCTGAGCAATTGTTGAGTGAAGCGCGGCGAGAGTTTGGTCCGCACGGTGACGTCAATCCGTCCGTGTCGAGATCGTCCACCTTTACGGTCTCGGAGCCATGCGACATGGCCGATATCTTCAAGGGGATTAAAGGGCCGGATGCCGATGGATGTTACCTGTACAGCCGGCATGGCAATCCGACCGTCAAGGTGCTGGCGCGGTATCTGGCGGCCATGGAAGGCACCGAGGCTGCTCACTGCACGGCCAGCGGCATGTCGGCCATCTCGTGCACCCTATCTCAGCTATGCAAAACCGGCGATCATATCGTGGCCAGTGATACGATATACGGTGGTACGCACGCGTTATTGGGAGATTTGTTTCCGGAGATGGCCATTTCAACCACCTTTGTGGATGTGACGGATCTATCCGCAGTCGCCGCGGCCATTCAGAAGACCACGCGGGTGATCTATGTCGAGACAGTGGGCAATCCGACCTTGAAAGTCGCCGATATCCCCGCCCTTTCGAAGCTGGCCCGGGAAAAGGGGATTCTCCTTGTCGTGGATAATACCTTTACGCCCATGATTTTTTCGCCGGCCAGGCTTGGCGCGGATATGGTTCTTTATTCCATGAGTAAATTCATCAATGGCGCCAGCGACGCCATTGCCGGCGCCGTCTGCGCGGGCAGCGAATTTATCGGAAAACTCGTGAATATGCGCACCGGCCGCGCCATGTTGTTGGGGCCGACCCTGGACGCCCGGACCGCCTTTGATCTCATTCAGCGGTTGCCGTATCTGGCGCTTCGCATGCGGGAACACGGCAGGCGAGCGCTGGCGATTGCCTCCCGGCTTGAGGATTCGGGCGTCACCGTGCGATACCCGGGGCTTTCCTCTCACCCGCAATATCGCCTTTTTCGATCCATGATGAATGAGGGGTACGGCTACGGTGGTATGCTGACCGTCGATTGCGGAACGGTGGAGAAAGCGGAAGCCTTGATGCGCGTGCTGCAAAATCAAGAGCATTTCGGGTTGCTGGCTGTTTCTCTGGGCTACTACGATACGCTGATTTCCTGTTCCGGGTCTTCCACGTCCTCGGAAATACCGCCGGAAAGTCAGCGCGCGATCGGTTTGTCGCCCGGATTGGTAAGATTTTCCGTGGGGATTACCGGCAGCCTTGAATCCAGGCTGGCGCAGATCACCCGCGCGATTAAAACGGTGGGGCTGGCGTAA
- the ettA gene encoding energy-dependent translational throttle protein EttA — protein MSNEANKIIYTMIRVSKFYDKKPVLQDISLSYFYGAKIGVLGLNGSGKSSLLRILAGEDKAFNGETILSEGYTVGYLEQEPLVDVQKTVRRVVEEGVQETVDLLKEFEAINEQFAEPMNDEEMNKLIERQGEVQEKLDALDAWDLDARLDMAMNALRCPPEDTPVSVLSGGEKRRVALCRLLLKRPDILLLDEPTNHLDAESVAWLEHHLQAYPGTVIAVTHDRYFLDNVASWILELDRGQGIPWKGNYSSWLEQKQERLRREEKADSARQRTLARELEWIRLSPKGRHTKSQARINAYESLLSQEAQQREKELELFIPPGPRLGDVVIEAEKVSKAFGDRLLVENMEFKLPPGAIVGLVGPNGAGKTTLFQMIVGKEQPDSGTIRIGETVKLAYVDQSRELDPEKSIWEEITGGNEQIELGDRLVNSRAYVARFNFSGANQQKKVGMLSGGQRNRVHLAKMLREGANVLLLDEPTNDLDVNTLRALEEALENFGGCAMVISHDRWFLDRIATHILAFEGDSRTVFMAGNWSDYAADRKRRLGADADVPRRVKYRQLTR, from the coding sequence GTGAGCAATGAGGCCAATAAAATCATTTACACCATGATCAGGGTCAGCAAGTTCTATGACAAAAAGCCGGTATTACAGGATATTTCCCTGTCCTATTTTTATGGCGCCAAAATTGGCGTGTTGGGTCTGAACGGGTCGGGAAAAAGCTCTTTGCTGCGGATTCTGGCCGGTGAAGACAAGGCCTTTAACGGTGAAACCATTTTATCCGAAGGCTATACGGTGGGGTATCTGGAACAGGAACCCCTCGTGGATGTACAAAAAACGGTCCGCCGGGTGGTGGAGGAGGGCGTTCAGGAGACCGTTGATTTGTTGAAGGAATTTGAGGCCATTAACGAACAGTTCGCGGAACCCATGAATGATGAGGAGATGAACAAACTCATCGAGCGGCAGGGCGAGGTTCAGGAAAAACTCGACGCACTCGATGCCTGGGATCTGGATGCGCGGCTTGACATGGCCATGAACGCCCTGCGGTGTCCCCCCGAGGACACGCCGGTTTCCGTGCTATCAGGCGGTGAAAAGCGACGCGTGGCGCTCTGTCGCCTGTTGCTGAAACGGCCCGATATCCTTCTTCTGGATGAGCCCACCAACCATCTGGACGCCGAGAGCGTGGCCTGGCTGGAGCACCATTTGCAAGCCTACCCCGGCACCGTGATCGCGGTGACCCATGATCGGTATTTTCTCGATAACGTGGCCAGCTGGATTCTGGAGCTGGACCGGGGACAGGGTATTCCCTGGAAGGGAAATTATTCCAGTTGGCTGGAACAAAAGCAGGAGCGGCTGCGCCGGGAAGAAAAAGCGGACAGCGCCCGGCAAAGAACCCTGGCCCGGGAATTGGAATGGATTCGCTTGTCCCCCAAGGGCCGCCACACCAAGAGTCAGGCCCGTATCAACGCCTATGAAAGCCTGCTTTCCCAGGAAGCGCAGCAACGGGAAAAAGAGCTTGAACTGTTTATTCCGCCGGGGCCGAGGCTGGGAGATGTCGTCATCGAGGCGGAAAAGGTCAGCAAGGCCTTTGGTGATCGGCTGCTGGTGGAAAACATGGAATTTAAGCTGCCGCCGGGGGCCATCGTCGGGTTGGTCGGCCCGAATGGCGCCGGAAAAACCACTTTATTTCAAATGATTGTGGGAAAAGAGCAACCTGATAGCGGCACCATTCGCATCGGCGAGACGGTCAAGCTGGCTTACGTGGACCAGAGCCGTGAGCTGGATCCGGAAAAAAGCATTTGGGAGGAGATTACCGGTGGCAACGAGCAGATCGAGCTGGGCGATCGATTGGTAAACTCCCGGGCCTATGTGGCGCGGTTTAACTTTTCCGGCGCCAATCAGCAAAAAAAGGTCGGAATGCTTTCCGGCGGACAGCGAAACCGCGTCCATCTGGCAAAAATGCTGCGGGAAGGGGCCAATGTCCTGTTGCTGGATGAGCCCACCAATGATCTGGATGTCAATACTTTGCGAGCCCTGGAAGAGGCGCTGGAAAATTTTGGCGGGTGTGCCATGGTGATCAGCCATGACCGGTGGTTTCTGGACCGGATCGCCACGCATATTCTGGCCTTTGAAGGCGATAGCCGAACGGTCTTCATGGCGGGCAATTGGTCGGACTATGCGGCGGATCGAAAACGGCGTCTGGGCGCGGATGCCGATGTCCCGCGCCGGGTCAAGTATCGACAACTGACCCGATGA
- a CDS encoding DNA integrity scanning protein DisA nucleotide-binding domain protein yields the protein MNQNAFVCKCIMDTVDGLSDGLSHYSEPSRVAVIYAISPEDSIQLYDPQGLLNGHEPILKELYLDNESWRHSKIPPADNNSFRNMQPAEKLALAGLISYGAHSGSVCYQMWFTEHHAEMSSIGPTERWLEHAAWRFSHDMANEPNLYTGISGAFLREYATHAVRDTLVDEMNIYLGWDTQLRIYPILDAVLGISRTVEEGAWARGKLRFVEPRSLATLSFLARFPTLERPFLAHHKHVRKLLTSVENSDRVLVSDGKTLVGIAQKDLPNFSITADFRGGHGFLNLNTNPICSFADGNFHSKTYQAKLVQVEEALLESDLDSTLGNSLFKILAAIVHNAENTKHGCTLVLDLNTERLHLSGQKLEAPIDLQNVGGLQLAQSLSKVDGALHIGKDLHLHGFACLLDGMAIAGEDRSRGARYNSALRFTAAHNNILVVVVSSDRPVSVIQEGVELNALCRWQPANNCALMPIPLKDAFHY from the coding sequence GTGAATCAAAATGCTTTTGTCTGCAAGTGCATCATGGACACCGTCGATGGCCTCAGCGACGGGCTTTCCCATTACTCAGAGCCGAGCCGTGTGGCGGTCATCTACGCCATCTCTCCGGAAGATTCCATTCAATTATACGATCCTCAGGGCCTGTTGAACGGACACGAACCGATTCTCAAGGAACTGTATCTGGATAACGAAAGCTGGCGGCACTCAAAAATACCACCGGCCGACAACAACTCCTTCCGGAACATGCAACCCGCAGAGAAGCTGGCATTGGCGGGGCTCATTTCCTACGGCGCACACTCCGGATCGGTCTGCTATCAAATGTGGTTTACCGAACACCACGCGGAGATGAGTTCCATCGGTCCCACGGAACGCTGGCTGGAGCACGCCGCCTGGCGTTTTTCCCATGATATGGCCAATGAGCCGAATCTGTATACGGGTATTTCCGGGGCTTTTTTAAGAGAATATGCTACCCATGCAGTGCGGGACACCCTTGTCGATGAAATGAATATTTACCTGGGGTGGGACACCCAGCTCAGGATCTATCCCATTCTGGATGCGGTGCTGGGTATCTCCCGCACCGTCGAAGAAGGCGCCTGGGCACGCGGCAAACTCCGGTTTGTCGAACCCCGCTCGCTGGCCACGCTCTCCTTTCTGGCACGGTTTCCGACCCTGGAACGCCCTTTTCTCGCCCATCACAAACATGTGCGCAAATTATTAACCTCGGTGGAAAACTCGGATCGCGTGCTGGTCTCCGACGGAAAGACCCTTGTGGGGATTGCGCAAAAAGATCTTCCGAATTTCTCCATCACCGCAGATTTCAGAGGCGGACATGGGTTTTTGAACCTCAACACCAACCCCATATGCAGTTTCGCGGACGGCAACTTTCATTCAAAGACCTATCAGGCCAAACTCGTTCAAGTGGAAGAAGCGCTTCTGGAGTCGGACCTGGATTCAACCCTCGGCAATTCACTCTTTAAGATTCTCGCCGCCATTGTTCATAACGCCGAGAACACCAAGCACGGTTGCACCCTGGTGCTCGATCTGAACACGGAGCGGTTGCACCTATCCGGCCAAAAACTGGAGGCCCCAATCGATCTTCAAAACGTGGGCGGCCTTCAATTGGCGCAATCGCTCTCAAAGGTGGACGGCGCCTTGCACATCGGAAAAGACCTGCATCTTCATGGCTTTGCCTGTCTGCTGGACGGCATGGCCATTGCCGGTGAGGATCGTTCCCGCGGCGCGCGCTATAACTCCGCGCTTCGATTCACCGCCGCGCATAATAACATTCTGGTGGTCGTGGTCTCGTCGGATCGGCCGGTTTCGGTGATTCAAGAAGGGGTTGAACTTAACGCGCTGTGCCGCTGGCAGCCCGCTAATAATTGCGCGCTAATGCCCATTCCCCTGAAAGACGCCTTTCATTATTAA
- a CDS encoding Txe/YoeB family addiction module toxin translates to MSWRLVYTKQAQKDAKKIAVSGLKAKAETIIQILRDNPWQNPPPFEKLVGDLAGAYSRRINIHHRLIYQVMNDEKVVKIIRMWTHYE, encoded by the coding sequence GTGAGCTGGCGGCTTGTCTATACGAAACAAGCTCAGAAAGACGCTAAAAAGATCGCCGTGTCCGGTTTAAAAGCAAAAGCCGAAACAATTATTCAAATCCTTCGCGATAATCCCTGGCAAAACCCACCTCCCTTTGAGAAGCTTGTAGGTGATTTGGCGGGGGCTTATTCAAGGCGAATCAATATTCATCATCGGCTGATTTACCAGGTTATGAACGATGAAAAAGTCGTTAAAATCATCCGCATGTGGACTCATTATGAATAA
- a CDS encoding type II toxin-antitoxin system Phd/YefM family antitoxin, giving the protein MPTLSATEARTKLYHLIDQASSTHEPILITGKRSNAVLISEDDWRSIQETIYLLNIPGMRESIREGLTTPLEECEEELDW; this is encoded by the coding sequence ATGCCAACATTATCAGCCACCGAGGCCAGAACAAAATTGTATCATCTTATAGATCAAGCTTCGTCAACACACGAGCCAATCCTTATCACCGGCAAACGTAGCAACGCTGTTTTAATATCCGAGGATGACTGGCGTTCCATTCAGGAAACCATATACCTTTTAAACATTCCCGGCATGCGCGAGTCCATACGTGAAGGATTGACGACACCGTTGGAGGAATGTGAAGAGGAACTCGATTGGTGA
- the tpx gene encoding thiol peroxidase has product MTESKRIVTMKGNPLTLSGQTVVVGQQAPDCVLTANDMSPVSLSSFKGKICILSSVPSLDTPVCDMETRRFNVEAGKLGEDVRILTISMDLPFAQSRWCGAAGVDKLTTLSDYQSAAFGTAFGVLIKELRLLARAVFVLDRAGVIRYIQLVNEIASEPDYDAVLTAVKSLQ; this is encoded by the coding sequence ATGACTGAATCCAAAAGAATCGTCACCATGAAAGGAAATCCGCTGACCCTTAGCGGACAAACCGTCGTCGTGGGGCAACAAGCACCGGACTGTGTGTTGACGGCCAACGACATGAGCCCCGTATCGCTCTCCTCCTTTAAGGGAAAGATATGTATCCTTTCTTCCGTCCCGTCGCTGGACACGCCCGTGTGCGACATGGAAACGCGCCGGTTCAACGTGGAGGCCGGAAAGCTGGGAGAGGATGTGCGCATTCTCACCATCAGCATGGATCTGCCGTTCGCCCAAAGCAGATGGTGCGGCGCGGCAGGTGTGGATAAACTCACCACCTTGTCTGATTATCAATCCGCCGCCTTTGGCACCGCTTTCGGGGTGTTGATCAAAGAGCTTCGGCTACTGGCCCGTGCAGTTTTCGTCCTGGATCGAGCGGGGGTTATCCGTTACATTCAACTTGTGAATGAAATCGCCAGCGAGCCGGATTATGACGCGGTCCTCACAGCCGTAAAATCACTACAATAG
- a CDS encoding tetratricopeptide repeat protein translates to MTEKKTPSNAAEWFEEGRMYFSKPDGVAAVAAMERVIDLEPLYRHPDGDNPYFYLGKIHEVEGRTESAVFYYTRALAVNPVDEESLIGRGSCYTVGKQHVEAIADFMKVLQFPDEHRRVPKGHLFYAIAENFRQMNVWEKSREWGEKALAADPENTRHQDLLKEVSAKIKPPHKQS, encoded by the coding sequence ATGACCGAAAAAAAGACACCTTCAAACGCTGCCGAGTGGTTTGAAGAAGGTCGAATGTATTTCAGCAAGCCCGATGGCGTCGCGGCCGTGGCCGCCATGGAGCGCGTTATTGACTTAGAGCCGCTTTATCGTCATCCGGATGGCGACAACCCTTATTTTTATCTCGGGAAAATTCATGAGGTGGAAGGGCGAACCGAGAGCGCCGTCTTTTATTACACCCGGGCACTGGCCGTCAATCCGGTCGATGAGGAGAGTCTTATTGGCAGGGGCAGTTGTTACACCGTTGGCAAGCAGCACGTTGAAGCCATTGCCGACTTCATGAAAGTGCTTCAATTCCCGGACGAACATCGCAGGGTACCCAAAGGGCACCTGTTTTACGCCATCGCGGAAAACTTCAGGCAGATGAACGTCTGGGAAAAATCAAGGGAATGGGGAGAAAAAGCGTTGGCGGCCGACCCAGAAAACACCCGGCATCAAGACCTGCTCAAGGAGGTCTCCGCCAAAATCAAGCCGCCGCATAAACAAAGCTGA